The following coding sequences lie in one Lolium perenne isolate Kyuss_39 chromosome 2, Kyuss_2.0, whole genome shotgun sequence genomic window:
- the LOC127333352 gene encoding uncharacterized protein isoform X1, translating to MHQLPPPPPPASSTSLVSRARTAIHSAAARAERVLTDIKADLRDADGSGGNRAPSPRTSLDRQADAEAGPFATGQAPAVKPPLDEVLEVIPSEDESGLNIKPGSTSSNLAFPPSSVVKQLVAAIENGKKFNSMNDMKFSGDQCLKEKGGLSLSVVKSLVRREKEDRSSSEFYGDDETKSLMYSLFKFEEEFPHNESRCSPELLHATSLSRDIHGAPPGSFVHHLGEIIGSISSVYKMAFFWQSVVVELKKLWSDGQPVPRMSLDAAPDLNCCLLYQEIQVINCCIARKKRRKAAKESLDSLLKWENSQSNDMSNPWYSNGESRGSGIYASNCSGDYVLRLGADCASENLTLLETGEPVYSPTLQEGPIMTAELIKETEELVLRTGSVGAGCSQLLSDMQAFKAANPGCVLEDFIRWHSPPDWSEDCAASNATVGEGSSRRGRLSDRMQTKEGNLWKELWEAAKPIPAVEQTPIYDEDLAVESIFDALEVIEPVKLFQQLLSVILSVCFLAAESVLPANSNLSKLFYDCKDYIIGIYQDEMSKEKLDEICKVYETMEAILTHPEDALQIMQQPDEKSAENKNRFNLKLNFTGKDRQPLWKRAPKDEKKTSPKDEKKSPDEKNTSFFSNLRDKKASIFSKKNTKASEVPLPSPSSALGPLDETEWTIL from the exons ATGCACCAgctgccgcctcctcctccccctgCCTCGTCGACGTCGCTCGTGTCGCGGGCGCGGACGGCGATCcactccgccgccgcccgcgccgaGCGCGTGCTCACTGACATCAAGGCCGACCTCCGAG ATGCGGACGGATCCGGCGGGAACAGGGCGCCGTCCCCCAGGACCTCGTTGGATCGGCAGGCCGACGCCGAAGCAGGCCCGTTCGCCACGGGGCAGGCGCCCGCCGTGAAGCCTCCGCTTGATGAG GTCCTTGAAGTAATCCCCTCAGAAGATGAGAGCGGCTTGAACATAAAACCCGGGTCAACTTCATCTAACCTGGCCTTTCCTCCAAGTTCAGTAGTTAAACAGTTGGTTGCAGCCATTGA AAATGGAAAAAAATTCAACTCAATGAATGATATGAAGTTTAGTGGTGACCAATGTCTGAAAGAGAAGGGGGGCTTGAGCTTGTCTGTTGTTAAGTCACTTGTTCGCCGTGAAAAGGAGGACAGATCTAGTTCTGAATTTTATGGTGATGACGAAACAAAATCCTTGATGTACTCATTGTTCAAGTTCG AGGAAGAGTTTCCGCATAATGAAAGTCGATGTAGCCCAGAATTACTTCATGCGACATCTTTGTCCAGGGATATCCATGGTGCACCGCCTGGAAGCTTTGTTCATCACTTAGGAGAGATTATTGGCAGCATTAGTTCTGTGTACAAGATGGCATTCTTTTGGCAATCCGTGGTTGTCGAG TTGAAGAAACTGTGGTCTGATGGCCAACCGGTGCCTCGAATGTCATTGGATGCTGCTCCAGACTTGAATTGTTGTTTGCTATATCAGGAGATACAAGTCATAAATTGCTGCATTGCCAGGAAAAAACGAAGAAAGGCAGCTAAGGAATCACTTGATTCCTTGCTAAAATGGGAAAACAGTCAAAGTAATGATATGTCAAATCCTTGGTATTCAAATGGAGAGTCTCGTGGCAGTGGGATCTATGCAAGTAATTGCAGTGGTGATTATGTTCTTCGGCTTGGTGCTGACTGCGCATCCGAGAACTTAACTCTGTTAGAAACTGGCGAGCCTGTATATTCGCCGACTCTGCAG GAAGGCCCTATTATGACAGCAGAGCTCATAAAAGAAACAGAGGAACTTGTCTTACGGACAGGAAG TGTTGGCGCTGGCTGTTCTCAGCTTTTATCAGATATGCAGGCGTTCAAG GCTGCAAACCCAGGATGTGTCTTGGAAGATTTCATTAGATGGCACTCTCCACCTGATTGGTCTGAAGATTGTGCAGCAAGCAATGCAACAGTAGGAGAGGGATCATCTAGACGTGGTCGTCTAAGTGACAGAATGCAAACAAAAG AAGGAAATTTGTGGAAGGAATTGTGGGAGGCAGCAAAACCTATACCTGCTGTTGAACAAACTCCAATATATGATGAAGATTTAGCTGT GGAGAGCATATTTGATGCCTTGGAAGTTATTGAACCAGTAAAACTGTTTCAGCAGCTACTCTCAGTAATT CTTTCTGTATGCTTCCTAGCAGCTGAATCAGTATTACCAGCAAACAGCAACCTGTCAAAATTATTCTACGACTGTAAAGACTACATTATTGGCATCTACCAAGATGAAATGTCGAAAGAAAAGTTGGATGAGATCTGCAAG GTTTATGAGACGATGGAAGCCATACTAACCCACCCTGAAGACGCTCTTCAGATCATGCAGCAACCTGACGAAAAGTCTGCCGAGAATAAAAACCGCTTCAATCTTAAGCTGAACTTTACTGGCAAAGATCGCCAACCTCTGTGGAAGCGTGCACCAAAGGATGAAAAAAAGACATCACCGAAAGACGAGAAAAAATCACCGGATGAAAAGAACACCAGTTTTTTCTCAAACCTTCGCGACAAGAAGGCTTCGATATTTTCAAAAAAGAACACAAAAGCGTCAGAGGTGCCATTACCATCCCCGTCATCAGCTTTGGGGCCACTTGATGAGACGGAATGGACGATTTTGTAG
- the LOC127333352 gene encoding uncharacterized protein isoform X2 codes for MHQLPPPPPPASSTSLVSRARTAIHSAAARAERVLTDIKADLRDADGSGGNRAPSPRTSLDRQADAEAGPFATGQAPAVKPPLDEVLEVIPSEDESGLNIKPGSTSSNLAFPPSSVVKQLVAAIENGKKFNSMNDMKFSGDQCLKEKGGLSLSVVKSLVRREKEDRSSSEFYGDDETKSLMYSLFKFEEEFPHNESRCSPELLHATSLSRDIHGAPPGSFVHHLGEIIGSISSVYKMAFFWQSVVVELKKLWSDGQPVPRMSLDAAPDLNCCLLYQEIQVINCCIARKKRRKAAKESLDSLLKWENSQSNDMSNPWYSNGESRGSGIYASNCSGDYVLRLGADCASENLTLLETGEPVYSPTLQEGPIMTAELIKETEELVLRTGSVGAGCSQLLSDMQAFKAANPGCVLEDFIRWHSPPDWSEDCAASNATVGEGSSRRGRLSDRMQTKEGNLWKELWEAAKPIPAVEQTPIYDEDLAVESIFDALEVIEPVKLFQQLLSVILNQYYQQTATCQNYSTTVKTTLLASTKMKCRKKSWMRSARFMRRWKPY; via the exons ATGCACCAgctgccgcctcctcctccccctgCCTCGTCGACGTCGCTCGTGTCGCGGGCGCGGACGGCGATCcactccgccgccgcccgcgccgaGCGCGTGCTCACTGACATCAAGGCCGACCTCCGAG ATGCGGACGGATCCGGCGGGAACAGGGCGCCGTCCCCCAGGACCTCGTTGGATCGGCAGGCCGACGCCGAAGCAGGCCCGTTCGCCACGGGGCAGGCGCCCGCCGTGAAGCCTCCGCTTGATGAG GTCCTTGAAGTAATCCCCTCAGAAGATGAGAGCGGCTTGAACATAAAACCCGGGTCAACTTCATCTAACCTGGCCTTTCCTCCAAGTTCAGTAGTTAAACAGTTGGTTGCAGCCATTGA AAATGGAAAAAAATTCAACTCAATGAATGATATGAAGTTTAGTGGTGACCAATGTCTGAAAGAGAAGGGGGGCTTGAGCTTGTCTGTTGTTAAGTCACTTGTTCGCCGTGAAAAGGAGGACAGATCTAGTTCTGAATTTTATGGTGATGACGAAACAAAATCCTTGATGTACTCATTGTTCAAGTTCG AGGAAGAGTTTCCGCATAATGAAAGTCGATGTAGCCCAGAATTACTTCATGCGACATCTTTGTCCAGGGATATCCATGGTGCACCGCCTGGAAGCTTTGTTCATCACTTAGGAGAGATTATTGGCAGCATTAGTTCTGTGTACAAGATGGCATTCTTTTGGCAATCCGTGGTTGTCGAG TTGAAGAAACTGTGGTCTGATGGCCAACCGGTGCCTCGAATGTCATTGGATGCTGCTCCAGACTTGAATTGTTGTTTGCTATATCAGGAGATACAAGTCATAAATTGCTGCATTGCCAGGAAAAAACGAAGAAAGGCAGCTAAGGAATCACTTGATTCCTTGCTAAAATGGGAAAACAGTCAAAGTAATGATATGTCAAATCCTTGGTATTCAAATGGAGAGTCTCGTGGCAGTGGGATCTATGCAAGTAATTGCAGTGGTGATTATGTTCTTCGGCTTGGTGCTGACTGCGCATCCGAGAACTTAACTCTGTTAGAAACTGGCGAGCCTGTATATTCGCCGACTCTGCAG GAAGGCCCTATTATGACAGCAGAGCTCATAAAAGAAACAGAGGAACTTGTCTTACGGACAGGAAG TGTTGGCGCTGGCTGTTCTCAGCTTTTATCAGATATGCAGGCGTTCAAG GCTGCAAACCCAGGATGTGTCTTGGAAGATTTCATTAGATGGCACTCTCCACCTGATTGGTCTGAAGATTGTGCAGCAAGCAATGCAACAGTAGGAGAGGGATCATCTAGACGTGGTCGTCTAAGTGACAGAATGCAAACAAAAG AAGGAAATTTGTGGAAGGAATTGTGGGAGGCAGCAAAACCTATACCTGCTGTTGAACAAACTCCAATATATGATGAAGATTTAGCTGT GGAGAGCATATTTGATGCCTTGGAAGTTATTGAACCAGTAAAACTGTTTCAGCAGCTACTCTCAGTAATT CTGAATCAGTATTACCAGCAAACAGCAACCTGTCAAAATTATTCTACGACTGTAAAGACTACATTATTGGCATCTACCAAGATGAAATGTCGAAAGAAAAGTTGGATGAGATCTGCAAG GTTTATGAGACGATGGAAGCCATACTAA